CCACTTCGGAGTCTTCGATGGAGCCACGCTGGTTGCGTCCGCAAAGCTCACGTACTATGACGATGTCACGACGATGCCGCTCGGCAGCTATCTACCTTACGACTTCACAGCAGAGTATCCGGTCGCACTCTTCAGTCGGTTGATCATTGATGACAGATACCGAGGTCTGGGAATTTCAAAGCTCCTTTACAACGCCCGCATGGAGGCCGCAGCCCACGCTGGTGCGAAGTCTGCGATGACTGCCGTAAACAGCAGTCTCTGGGCCTTCTACAGAAGCCGTGGCTTTCGCGCGGTTTGCGAGTTCGTCGAGCAAGAGGCCCGGCTAAGGCGATTGCATCACAAGTGGATGGTCAAGATCCTCTGAAGGGTTCACCGCCGAAATGTAGGGTTGCACTGACACGTGTCTGCTTCCGTCTCTAGGCTCTTTGATCTTCGCCACTATCGTC
This genomic interval from Armatimonadota bacterium contains the following:
- a CDS encoding GNAT family N-acetyltransferase; protein product: MIDDSDSVASHFGVFDGATLVASAKLTYYDDVTTMPLGSYLPYDFTAEYPVALFSRLIIDDRYRGLGISKLLYNARMEAAAHAGAKSAMTAVNSSLWAFYRSRGFRAVCEFVEQEARLRRLHHKWMVKIL